A stretch of the Theileria equi strain WA chromosome 1, complete sequence genome encodes the following:
- a CDS encoding hypothetical protein (encoded by transcript BEWA_030070A): protein MDRYSKWYKVHDSNFIRAIGTYNRQLIAKLPEMTLEQLHFMFILFDVMAKRYPQYSLQDAVLSSKILSKLLIFAKQTSAELVKNFKQDYMERIKLQKNCKDLSSTLQTFYKCYYPYYETINTTLGPQRAHITHLVSAALYIQSLAVRFNLLEGFEKLCLLLSLDGFTNVSIESAIKLVTLFGRNEEFYDNQKITLRDALIDELAKKLHSLTVHEYICDRDTHPEAMQLLTQVLDHVEMKDLHQCLDVLQSNDKLNANIHMLFLPFILDSLKNGAFNQRDLVMLMNTSSDSTFCHWTTWFVYYSLLDTDNPEVCTDFSALNRLCESTIVQNENFINAKDVEDICQLRFIHLTKVGNYDPEKEDRSVTLFEALANSLQTIKYRKLCPILHEYSKRMRRVEHYLETNKDRTLPKLKGSIDEFNKHFSIAN, encoded by the coding sequence ATGGACAGATATAGCAAATGGTACAAGGTGCACGATAGCAATTTTATCAGGGCTATAGGTACATATAATCGCCAGCTAATCGCAAAGTTACCGGAAATGACACTGGAACAACTTCactttatgtttatcctctttgaTGTGATGGCCAAGAGGTATCCACAATACTCGTTACAGGACGCAGTACTCTCGAGCAAAATCTTGTCAAAGCTTTTGATTTTTGCAAAACAAACGTCAGCTGAGCTTGTAAAGAATTTTAAACAAGACTATATGGAAAGGATCAAATTGCAAAAAAACTGCAAAGATCTAAGTTCAACGCTACAAACATTCTACAAATGTTACTATCCGTATTATGAAACAATAAATACGACTCTGGGACCACAAAGGGCACACATTACACACTTGGTCAGTGCTGCTCTTTACATACAGAGTCTCGCTGTAAGGTTTAACCTTTTGGAAGGTTTTGAAAAGTTATGCCTATTGCTCTCTCTAGATGGTTTTACGAATGTATCAATTGAAAGTGCAATAAAACTTGTTACGCTATTTGGAAggaatgaggaattttatGATAACCAGAAGATTACATTGAGGGACGCTCTCATTGATGAACTCGCAAAAAAGCTACATTCACTGACAGTTCACGAGTACATTTGCGACAGAGACACACATCCTGAAGCAATGCAACTACTTACACAAGTTTTGGACCACGTTGAAATGAAAGATTTGCATCAATGTTTGGATGTTTTACAGAGCAACGACAAACTCAATGCAAATATTCACATGTTGTTTTTACCGTTTATTCTCGACAGTCTGAAAAATGGCGCATTTAACCAGAGAGATCTTGTGATGCTGATGAATACAAGTTCTGATTCCACCTTTTGCCACTGGACGACATGGTTTGTTTACTACAGTTTGTTGGATACCGATAATCCAGAAGTATGCACAGATTTTAGCGCATTAAACAGATTATGTGAGTCTACAATTGTTCAGAATGAGAATTTTATAAACGCCAAAGATGTAGAGGATATTTGCCAACTGCGTTTCATTCATCTTACAAAAGTAGGCAATTATGATCCAGAAAAGGAGGACCGATCGGTAACACTTTTTGAGGCACTTGCCAACTCTCTACAGACTATAAAATATCGCAAACTTTGTCCTATTTTACATGAATATAGCAAACGCATGCGCAGGGTTGAGCACTACCTGGAAACGAATAAAGACCGCACTCTGCCAAAGCTTAAAGGGAGCATAGATGAATTTAACAAGCATTTTTCAATCGCTAATTAG
- a CDS encoding haloacid dehalogenase-like hydrolase family member protein (encoded by transcript BEWA_030090A) → MKLLAVLYIIVAFRPATFGDGKGRLKKGGSTHSSLSTFKLPEERPESKDPPKYFAIDIDGTLLAKNKEGWERNIEAFAKAREMGYTPFLCTGNSFGRSMSKLGQEFIERTGYKGYPGVYLHGIQIYDSDGNRLKPKYNVPTFLLWIKSAILVDIIGRFICSTFMGKWLSNSVCSINKATGIKDLMKPLGVPPEQCGFIGNDWNDIQAMDFCDISFAVGNAPDYVKKHAKVVLDKTCDEGAVAEALKIVYGLQIP, encoded by the coding sequence ATGAAGCTGCTGGCTGTCTTGTACATTATCGTGGCTTTCAGGCCTGCAACGTTTGGCGACGGCAAGGGCAGGCTCAAGAAAGGCGGCTCTACACATTCCTCGCTATCGACTTTTAAGCTGCCAGAGGAAAGACCAGAGTCAAAAGATCCCCCAAAGTACTTTGCAATCGACATTGACGGTACGCTGCTTGCCAAGAACAAGGAGGGGTGGGAGCGGAACATCGAGGCTTTTGCCAAGGCCAGGGAGATGGGCTACACGCCGTTCCTATGCACTGGAAACTCCTTTGGCAGGTCCATGTCGAAGCTCGGCCAGGAGTTTATCGAAAGGACGGGCTACAAGGGCTACCCTGGAGTCTATCTGCACGGGATACAAATATACGATAGTGACGGAAATCGACTCAAACCAAAGTATAACGTACCAACATTTTTACTCTGGATAAAATCGGCAATTTTGGTGGATATCATAGGTCGGTTTATCTGCAGTACGTTCATGGGAAAGTGGCTGAGTAACAGCGTGTGTAGCATCAATAAAGCTACCGGGATTAAAGATCTCATGAAGCCTCTTGGTGTTCCTCCAGAGCAGTGCGGGTTCATTGGAAATGACTGGAATGATATCCAAGCCATGGACTTTTGCGATATCTCGTTTGCAGTTGGAAATGCGCCAGACTATGTCAAGAAGCATGCAAAGGTCGTCCTAGACAAAACCTGTGACGAGGGAGCAGTTGCAGAGGCCTTGAAAATAGTCTATGGGTTACAAATCCCATAG
- a CDS encoding hypothetical protein (encoded by transcript BEWA_030080A) — MATGERHSSVDNIPLCKTNAGPFDGQEDWETRLNEEFNALIRYVEDNKQNNTEWFTIDCNDNGTSWFGECWHVHNMKTYKFKLELEIPASYPNAPFDIIIPALEGKTAKMYRGGRICLDAHFLPIWQKNVPKYGIAHGLALGLAPWLACEVPHLVNLGVLES, encoded by the exons ATGGCGACTGGTGAACGTCATTCTTCTGTAGATAACATTCCATTATGTAAGACTAATGCAGGTCCATTCGATGGTCAAGAAGACTGGGAAACGCGCCTGAACGAAGAATTCAACGCTCTCATCCGCTATGTCGAAGATAATAAGCAAAATAACACCGAATGGTTTACTATCGATTGTAATGATAACGGAACAAG CTGGTTCGGGGAGTGCTGGCACGTCCATAACATGAAGACCTACAAGTTTAAGCTCGAACTAGAG ATTCCCGCATCGTACCCAAATGCTCCGTTTGACATCATAATTCCTGCCCTGGAGGGGAAAACGGCAAAAATGTACCGCGGTGGAAGAATCTGTCTGGACGCCCATTTCTTGCCCATTTGGCAAAAGAATGTTCCAAAGTATGGTATCGCACATGGACTTGCGCTTGGTCTAGCGCCTTGGCTCGCATGCGAAGTTCCTCATTTGGTAAATCTCGGCGTTTTAGAGTCGTAG
- a CDS encoding hypothetical protein (encoded by transcript BEWA_030100A), which translates to MSANVNIKSKCPIGNKVNGTCHDDPRITAKKGTVSGARSYGYCTHNKPLSTFIRDLNYNRKSLQIENGGPPKPLTGTHSMIWETVTYYHEQYGSNGNDITKPLLLGIKFSSWAQHDWYENTGNSIKWKKVDDPTHFPTDNNIPVSPEFKGKLDGLACSLHNLHKIDIHNQRNSYTCSVCSKAKIGFKIDRFPQVPYGYTGFEYTLQDLENSITHPVVYGGTTIRYSDDRAHYQDFKISHEGNYESITVYYWEGEGVRENPLIIEVKTTGHVTFWFENTGDKITWVNITGTPGFPSTNVDHTNSQFKDKLDVLSCKLGGIVEIDLSKHADEEYCHNDGTHTKRIKVALNPNIFGFPNYLTFVHTQKRGNELTIGGFKIGDTPQTGFSGLQSPIKASKITVFLPTCDHNNPFLFHIESKDGNNGKWFKRTAGGNNWEEHSGLTGQTPEGANDYVKQAFSELTKGLTVTPCKAPPSVIQLDINKRPADRHTETVYLSGGIPIHVKKAATSTNGFFKLVHSTAKTPFKLGLNVARDQTIKKTKSPGTPILDVQEVAVYFWTLNHNLPILLGVTTTEEKYYSYGSTTGNIGHGSWINFSFYASKPSTYLLDDQNCQRNHAVPFDLKIPTDPSILYTNTQAPVCVQTTRRITESDSQLTQDPPNSNYTTKAYNMKPHTKISRVTHKGDDTTGINLKDEKISKVRVHSYPGDLDGNDTPLMLQFMKHDGDSEWFESTNKDGTQWAPVTGNTGGFYSSEQPTENLTNKLDSIACSIGIGVTMNLSLDNSMRHVNGTKYCCDSSSVAEMKVTVTDKPDSLNEMPITCYKHEIGGGDSLAGIKYYENGDATKRKNITAAGLYFPISGSLSVYTFYCKDKDPVLIYIEGGKPGVNKWFKKSDDGNKPWVRLSNELPNEIPDNFKECDKKTKLLEQLGKLGCPNSWHCSQNSSGTTMVGISYNNSIPHDPNNSAVSGQGGAGRNQANDTKGDTWSWFSDIFQTTFDSLLKSQKNTKKTTETPENSKTQTAPDDQSHGSTRQLGSSEKSTTEQNYEEASDKRGPGQPVPRESESGTSSLPPEAKPPPPGTGPAAPAEEVGKADTDIQESTGGGSGGSQTDGTTPPEPTIPGATPHEGRIEAQVSSQPSAQLSDSAQEAEPQLPQAVSGLEVVGGAVGLGSIVSSVFGGAGGLTGFGWWIYKRSKGDPLVLGTYPANLYLWFTYIPKLLPLKLHQKSGLWKSFPKSSIHRKRP; encoded by the coding sequence ATGTCCGCAAATGTGAACATAAAAAGCAAGTGTCCCATAGGGAACAAAGTAAACGGAACGTGTCATGATGATCCGAGGATTACTGCTAAAAAGGGAACCGTTTCTGGAGCAAGAAGTTATGGATATTGCACTCACAATAAGCCACTAAGTACATTTATAAGAGACTTAAACTATAATAGAAAATCTCTTCAAATAGAAAATGGAGGACCACCTAAACCACTTACTGGAACACACTCTATGATATGGGAGACTGTCACCTACTATCACGAACAGTATGGCAGTAACGGAAATGATATAACAAAACCTCTCCTACTTGGAATAAAATTTAGTTCCTGGGCACAACACGACtggtatgaaaatactgGAAATAGtataaaatggaagaaagtTGACGATCCTACCCATTTCCCTACAGACAACAATATTCCTGTTAGCCCAGAATTTAAGGGAAAACTTGATGGTCTCGCCTGTTCTCTTCATAACCTTCATAAAATTGACATACACAATCAACGTAACTCTTACACGTGTTCTGTCTGTAGTAAAGCGAAGATAGGGTTTAAAATAGACAGGTTTCCACAAGTACCATATGGATATACCGGATTTGAGTATACTTTACAAGACCTTGAAAACAGTATAACTCATCCTGTTGTTTATGGAGGGACGACGATTAGATATTCCGATGATAGAGCTCATTACCAAgactttaaaatttcacATGAAGGGAATTATGAAAGTATAActgtttactactgggagGGTGAAGGTGTACGAGAAAATCCTCTCATAATAGAAGTTAAAACAACTGGCCATGTGACATTTTGGTTCGAGAATACTGGAGATAAGATAACATGGGTTAATATTACAGGAACACCCGGATTTCCCAGTACTAATGTAGACCATACTAATTCCCAGTTCAAGGATAAGCTTGACGTTCTCAGCTGCAAATTAGGGGGTATTGTTGAAATAGATCTCTCCAAACACGCAGATGAGGAATATTGTCATAATGATGGAACACATACTAAAAGAATAAAGGTTGCGCTTAACCCTAACATATTTGGTTTCCCCAATTATCTTACATTTGTTCATACCCAAAAGAGAGGGAATGAGCTCACTATAGGtggatttaaaattggAGATACTCCACAAACAGGCTTTTCAGGATTACAATCTCCTATTAAAGCTTCTAAGATTACGGTATTCCTACCAACGTGCGATCATAATAACcccttccttttccatataGAATCTAAAGATGGGAATAATGGAAAGTGGTTTAAGAGAACTGCTGGTGGAAATAATTGGGAGGAACACAGTGGGCTAACAGGCCAGACACCGGAAGGAGCTAATGACTATGTTAAGCAAGCATTCTCAGAGCTTACAAAGGGCTTAACTGTGACACCATGCAAGGCTCCTCCTAGTGTGATCCAGTTGGATATTAATAAGAGACCGGCCGATAGGCATACCGAAACAGTATATCTTTCTGGTGGCATACCTATTCATGTTAAAAAGGCAGCTACTTCTACAAATGGTTTCTTTAAGCTAGTCCACAGCACTGCCAAAACTCCTTTCAAACTAGGGTTAAACGTAGCTCGTGATCAGACAATAAAGAAAACTAAAAGTCCAGGAACACCAATACTGGATGTTCAGGAAGTAGcagtatatttttggaCTTTGAATCACAACTTACCCATACTGCTTGGAGTTACAACTACAGAGGAAAAGTACTATTCATATGGTTCAACTACTGGAAACATAGGTCACGGTAGTTGGATTAACTTCAGTTTCTATGCCAGTAAACCATCCACGTACCTGCTCGATGATCAGAACTGTCAAAGAAACCATGCAGTTCCATTTGACCTCAAGATTCCAACAGATCCATCTATACTATACACCAATACTCAGGCACCTGTCTGTGTACAAACTACAAGAAGGATCACAGAATCTGACTCTCAACTTACACAGGATCCTCCAAATAGCAACTATACCACAAAGGCCTACAATATGAAACCACATACAAAAATTTCTAGAGTAACCCATAAAGGAGACGATACTACTGGTATCAATcttaaagatgaaaagataTCCAAGGTTAGAGTGCATTCTTATCCCGGAGACCTGGACGGCAATGACACACCTCTCATGCTCCAGTTTATGAAGCATGATGGAGATTCAGAATGGTTTGAGAGTACAAACAAAGATGGCACTCAATGGGCACCAGTTACTGGGAATACTGGTGGTTTCTATAGTAGTGAACAACCTACTGAGAACCTTACAAATAAATTGGACAGTATTGCATGCTCCATTGGTATTGGTGTTACCATGAATCTATCTCTGGACAATTCCATGAGACATGTCAATGGAACTAAATACTGTTGTGATAGCTCTAGTGTGGCAGAAATGAAGGTAACAGTAACCGATAAGCCAGATTCTTTAAATGAGATGCCCATTACATgctacaaacatgagattGGTGGCGGAGATAGTCTTGCTGGGATTAAGTACTATGAGAATGGAGACGCTACTAAAAGAAAGAACATAACTGCTGCCGGATTATATTTCCCCATCTCTGGTTCTCTCAGCGTCTATACTTTTTATTGTAAAGATAAGGATCCAGTGCTTATATATATTGAGGGTGGGAAACCTGGTGTTAATAAGTGGTTCAAGAAAAGTGATGATGGCAATAAACCATGGGTTAGGCTCTCCAATGAACTCCCTAATGAGATACCTGACAatttcaaagaatgtgaCAAAAAGACGAAACTCCTAGAACAACTTGGGAAACTAGGTTGTCCTAATTCATGGCATTGCTCCCAAAACTCTAGTGGTACCACTATGGTTGGTATATCCTACAACAATTCTATCCCACATGACCCTAATAATTCTGCTGTTAGTGGTCAAGGTGGAGCTGGAAGAAATCAGGCTAATGATACAAAAGGCGATACTTGGTCATGGTTTTCggatatttttcaaacaACTTTTGATTCACTACTTAAATCTCAGAAAAATACTAAAAAAACTACTGAAACTCCTGAAAATTCCAAAACACAAACTGCTCCTGATGATCAATCTCACGGATCTACTAGACAACTTGGCTCATCTGAAAAAAGTACTACTGAACAAAATTATGAAGAAGCTAGTGATAAAAGAGGTCCCGGTCAACCTGTTCCTAGAGAATCTGAGTCTGGTActtcttctcttcctcctgaAGCTAAACCTCCTCCGCCAGGTACTGGTCCTGCTGCTCCTGCTGAAGAGGTTGGTAAAGCTGATACTGATATTCAAGAATCTACTGGTGGAGGTTCGGGTGGTAGTCAAACTGATGGAACTACTCCTCCTGAACCTACTATTCCTGGAGCTACTCCTCATGAAGGACGTATTGAAGCTCAAGTTTCCTCTCAACCTTCCGCCCAACTTTCTGATTCTGCTCAAGAAGCTGAACCTCAACTTCCTCAAGCTGTTAGTGGTCTTGAAGTTGTTGGCGGAGCTGTTGGTCTAGGGTCAATCGTCTCTTCTGTTTTTGgtggagctggtggtcttactggatttggttggtggatctacaaacgttctaaaggagatcctttGGTACTGGGTACCTATCCAGCGAATTTGTACCTCTGGTTTACATACATTCCAAAACTCCTACCGTTGAAATTGCACCAGAAAAGCGGTCTGTGGAAAAGTTTTCCTAAGTCGTCCATACACCGAAAGAGACCATGA